The Candidatus Omnitrophota bacterium genome contains the following window.
TTCTGGCCCGATTTATAGATTATGCGCCTGGGTGGATTCGAACCACCCCAAGACGGGCCTTAGGAGAGCCCCGCTCTATCCAAATGAGCTACAGGCGCTTTTTTTAATATTTAATCAGGGAAAAGACTGGTAAATCACCTAACTTTTCTCTTCCCTTTAACTCAGTAAGCTCGATTAAAAAACAGATGTCGATAATATTTCCTGCAAGTTTTGCTACTAAATCGCAAACTGCCTTAACTGTTCCACCTGTGGCAAGAAGATCATCTATGATCAATATGTTAGCTCCGGGCTTAAATGCATCCTCATGGATAGTAAGCGTATCCTGACCATACTCAAGATCATAAGTAACCTCGAGCGTTTTGTAAGGCAACTTCCCTTTTTTTCTTACTGGGACAAAGCTGGTTCCTAGCTTGTAAGCAAGGGCGCCTCCAAAAATAAATCCGCGTGCCTCAACAGCAACTATAGCATCGATTTTTTTATGCTTATAGTTTTGCGCCATTAAATCAATA
Protein-coding sequences here:
- a CDS encoding adenine phosphoribosyltransferase, translated to MKKQDLAKYIRSIPDFPKAGILFKDITTLLADKDAFSASIDLMAQNYKHKKIDAIVAVEARGFIFGGALAYKLGTSFVPVRKKGKLPYKTLEVTYDLEYGQDTLTIHEDAFKPGANILIIDDLLATGGTVKAVCDLVAKLAGNIIDICFLIELTELKGREKLGDLPVFSLIKY